GATAAAGCAGCTTGACGAGATCGTCAGATCTCTTGAAAACGGCGATATCCCGCTGGACGAGGCGCTCGCGCTCTTTGAAAAAGGCGTGAAACTGACCGAGGTCTGCACCGCGAAGCTCAACGCCGCCGAGAAGCAGATAAAGCTGCTCGTCAAGGACGGCGACGGCATGAAAAAAGAGGACTTCACCGCCAATGAATGACGCGACCTTCAGCGAAAAATACGCCGCGTACGCCTCGATGGCGGAGGCGCGTCTGCGCGCCTGC
This portion of the Clostridia bacterium genome encodes:
- the xseB gene encoding exodeoxyribonuclease VII small subunit codes for the protein MSDISFETAIKQLDEIVRSLENGDIPLDEALALFEKGVKLTEVCTAKLNAAEKQIKLLVKDGDGMKKEDFTANE